In Streptomyces sp. NBC_01408, one DNA window encodes the following:
- the murJ gene encoding murein biosynthesis integral membrane protein MurJ: MPGGARGPRGVRAAGGPPRPADGRGSGRSAARAATRRGVRGAARTEAGSAGASAPAAPGGNGPAPLGRFLAKAAAVTAGLTAAGAVFGLVRDQTIAHLFGAGHDSDAFLIAWTVPEMASTLLIEDAMALLMVPAFSHALARRAASRAGLTRKEARAQDPVRLLVGATLPRLAVLLAAVASVLVLAAPLVVAVLAPGLPDPALAVQCTRLTALTVVSFGIAGYFSAALRAHRSFVPPAAIYVSYNVGIIGTMVALHTLWGVRAAAAGVAAGGLLMVLVQLPAFIRNVGFGPTRPKGAPRSQRDRDRPTLIAFGVIAPVIFFAVFRQSQVLVERFLAASLPSGAISHLNYAQKVAQMPMVLSLMICTVTFPVVAQAMAGGEREKARRRVEQDLALASLAVLMGTALVIGYAPQIIQVLFERGAFTHQDTLATASVMRVYGLGLLGHCLVGALSRPFFSTARPTWFPALAMGAGLLVNIVAGALAVGWWGTYGIAAANAAGISTTAVLLLTGLGSRIIAIQVRRVAVSISRLAVSAAAACATGCIAGPMIPDPRLSAALGCLLVPAMFGATGMAIRALEVTALPAQISQLTQRFRNVR, translated from the coding sequence CTGCCCGGCGGCGCCCGCGGTCCGCGAGGCGTACGGGCCGCTGGGGGACCGCCGCGCCCGGCCGACGGCCGGGGCTCCGGCCGGTCCGCCGCCCGAGCCGCCACGCGACGGGGCGTACGGGGCGCGGCGCGCACCGAGGCCGGCTCCGCCGGGGCCTCCGCGCCCGCCGCCCCGGGCGGGAACGGGCCGGCCCCGCTCGGGCGGTTCCTGGCGAAGGCCGCCGCCGTCACCGCCGGACTGACCGCCGCCGGGGCGGTGTTCGGGCTGGTGCGGGACCAGACCATCGCGCACCTCTTCGGAGCCGGGCACGACAGCGACGCCTTCCTGATCGCCTGGACCGTGCCCGAGATGGCCTCGACGCTGCTGATCGAGGACGCCATGGCCCTGCTGATGGTGCCCGCCTTCAGCCACGCCCTGGCCCGGCGGGCGGCCAGCCGGGCCGGGCTCACCCGCAAGGAGGCCCGGGCGCAGGACCCCGTACGGCTGCTCGTGGGGGCGACCCTGCCGCGGCTCGCCGTGCTGCTGGCCGCGGTGGCCTCCGTACTGGTCCTCGCCGCGCCCCTGGTCGTGGCCGTGCTCGCGCCGGGCCTGCCCGACCCCGCACTGGCCGTGCAGTGCACCCGGCTGACCGCGCTCACCGTGGTCTCCTTCGGCATCGCCGGATACTTCAGCGCCGCCCTCAGAGCCCACCGCTCCTTCGTGCCGCCCGCCGCGATCTACGTCTCGTACAACGTCGGGATCATCGGCACGATGGTGGCCCTGCACACCCTGTGGGGAGTACGGGCCGCGGCCGCGGGAGTGGCCGCCGGCGGCCTGCTGATGGTCCTCGTCCAACTTCCCGCGTTCATCCGGAACGTGGGCTTCGGCCCGACCCGGCCCAAGGGCGCCCCCCGCAGCCAGCGCGACCGCGACCGGCCCACCCTCATCGCCTTCGGGGTCATCGCGCCCGTCATCTTCTTCGCCGTCTTCCGGCAGTCGCAGGTGCTGGTCGAGCGGTTCCTCGCCGCCTCCCTGCCGTCCGGGGCGATCTCGCACCTCAACTACGCGCAGAAGGTCGCGCAGATGCCGATGGTGCTCTCCCTGATGATCTGCACCGTCACCTTCCCCGTGGTCGCCCAGGCCATGGCCGGCGGCGAGCGGGAGAAGGCCCGGCGCCGCGTCGAACAGGACCTCGCCCTCGCCTCCCTCGCCGTCCTGATGGGCACCGCGCTGGTCATCGGCTACGCGCCGCAGATCATCCAGGTCCTCTTCGAACGCGGCGCCTTCACCCATCAGGACACCCTCGCCACCGCCTCCGTCATGCGGGTCTACGGACTCGGACTCCTCGGCCACTGCCTCGTCGGAGCACTGTCCCGGCCCTTCTTCTCGACCGCCCGGCCCACCTGGTTCCCGGCGCTCGCGATGGGCGCCGGACTGCTCGTCAACATCGTGGCCGGAGCCCTCGCCGTCGGCTGGTGGGGGACCTACGGCATCGCCGCCGCCAACGCCGCCGGGATCTCCACCACCGCCGTCCTGCTGCTCACCGGACTCGGCTCCCGGATCATCGCCATCCAGGTCCGCCGGGTCGCCGTCAGCATCAGCCGGCTCGCCGTTTCCGCGGCCGCCGCCTGCGCCACCGGCTGCATCGCGGGCCCGATGATCCCCGACCCGAGGCTCAGCGCCGCCCTCGGCTGCCTCCTGGTCCCGGCCATGTTCGGGGCCACCGGCATGGCCATACGGGCCCTCGAAGTCACCGCCCTACCCGCCCAGATCTCCCAGCTCACCCAGAGGTTCCGCAATGTCCGCTGA
- a CDS encoding polysaccharide deacetylase family protein has translation MSADTDTAPAAVLGPARRTASPWVLMYHSVAEFTDPAEDPYGITVTPRALEAQLLWLRSRGLRGVSVGELLRARAAGRGAGLVGLTFDDGYTDFLTRALPLLRRHDFTATLFVLPGRLGVDNVWDPLGPRKSLLTAEGIREVAEAGQEIGSHGLLHQDLTAAPDDVLLQELRGSRDLLRELTGTLPEGFCYPYGHLDARVVDATRAAGYGYACAIDPGPLAGPHALPRTHVSQADGAARLRIKQLRHQARELRRAVLR, from the coding sequence ATGTCCGCTGACACCGACACGGCGCCCGCCGCCGTGCTGGGCCCCGCCCGCCGGACCGCTTCGCCGTGGGTCCTGATGTACCACTCGGTCGCCGAGTTCACCGACCCTGCCGAAGACCCGTACGGGATCACGGTCACCCCCCGCGCCCTGGAGGCCCAGCTGCTGTGGCTGCGCTCCCGCGGCCTGCGCGGGGTGTCGGTCGGCGAACTGCTCCGGGCCCGCGCGGCCGGGCGCGGAGCCGGGCTGGTCGGCCTGACCTTCGACGACGGCTACACCGACTTCCTCACCCGGGCGCTGCCCCTGCTGCGCCGCCACGACTTCACCGCCACCCTCTTCGTCCTCCCCGGACGGCTCGGCGTCGACAACGTGTGGGACCCGCTCGGGCCGCGCAAGTCCCTGCTCACCGCCGAGGGCATCCGCGAAGTCGCCGAGGCCGGACAGGAGATCGGCTCGCACGGGCTGCTCCACCAGGACCTCACCGCGGCCCCCGACGACGTGCTCCTCCAGGAGCTGCGGGGCAGCCGGGACCTGCTCCGCGAGCTGACCGGGACCCTGCCCGAGGGGTTCTGCTACCCGTACGGGCACCTCGACGCCCGGGTCGTCGACGCCACCCGGGCCGCCGGGTACGGCTACGCCTGCGCCATCGACCCCGGGCCGCTCGCAGGCCCGCACGCCCTGCCGCGCACCCACGTCAGCCAGGCGGACGGCGCCGCCCGGCTGCGGATCAAGCAGCTGCGCCACCAGGCGCGGGAGCTGCGGCGGGCGGTGCTCCGGTGA
- a CDS encoding glycosyltransferase, whose protein sequence is MREVKALHIITGLGVGGAEQQLRLLLRHLPMRSDVLTLTNPGPVAEGLRADGVRVVHLGMRGNRDLGALPRLVKFIRRGQYDLVHTHLYRACVYGRLAARLAGVGATVATEHSLGEAEIEGRPLSGGVRALYLASERLGAATVAVSDTVAARLEGWGVPAARVHVVPNGIEAVRFRFDEGVRRATRARTGLPERAFVVGGVGRLVPGKRFDVLVRAVAALPGAHLLLAGDGPERAALRLLAAELGAQSRIHLLGERDPLGDSADGRTPGIPALLAAMDVFVSPSREEAFGLAVVEALAAGLPVLHVTCPAIDDLPADQAPGARRIGPGTEELVAALRGHMEAGARRLPAPPVVRRYDIAGSARRLLDVYALALAAGSAAPGSAGSRAGAAPLPGALPPDPRASNAGGAGNGPGGAGRGSGGAEIETHSLPSGSEQCHGR, encoded by the coding sequence GTGAGGGAGGTCAAGGCACTTCACATCATCACCGGGCTCGGCGTCGGCGGGGCCGAGCAGCAACTGCGGCTGCTGCTGCGGCACCTGCCGATGCGCAGCGACGTGCTCACCCTGACCAACCCCGGCCCGGTGGCCGAGGGGCTGCGGGCCGACGGGGTCCGGGTCGTACACCTGGGGATGCGCGGCAACCGGGACCTGGGGGCGCTGCCGCGGCTGGTGAAGTTCATCCGCCGCGGCCAGTACGACCTCGTGCACACCCACCTGTACCGGGCCTGCGTCTACGGGCGCCTGGCCGCCCGGCTCGCGGGCGTCGGGGCGACCGTGGCCACCGAGCACTCCCTCGGCGAGGCCGAGATCGAGGGCCGGCCGCTGTCGGGCGGGGTCCGGGCGCTGTACCTGGCCAGTGAGCGCCTGGGGGCCGCGACCGTGGCCGTCTCGGACACCGTGGCCGCCCGGCTGGAGGGCTGGGGGGTGCCCGCCGCACGGGTGCACGTCGTACCCAACGGGATCGAGGCCGTCCGCTTCCGCTTCGACGAAGGGGTGCGGCGGGCCACGCGGGCCCGGACCGGGCTCCCGGAGCGGGCCTTCGTGGTCGGCGGGGTCGGCCGGCTGGTGCCCGGCAAGCGGTTCGACGTCCTGGTGCGGGCCGTCGCCGCACTTCCGGGCGCCCACCTGCTGCTGGCCGGGGACGGTCCCGAGCGTGCGGCCCTGCGCCTGCTGGCCGCGGAGCTCGGCGCGCAGAGCCGGATCCACCTGCTGGGGGAGCGCGACCCGCTGGGCGACAGCGCGGACGGCCGCACCCCCGGCATCCCGGCGCTGCTGGCCGCGATGGACGTCTTCGTCTCCCCCTCGCGCGAGGAGGCCTTCGGGCTCGCCGTGGTCGAGGCTCTGGCCGCCGGACTGCCCGTCCTGCACGTCACCTGCCCGGCCATCGACGACCTGCCCGCCGACCAGGCCCCCGGTGCCCGCCGCATCGGGCCGGGCACGGAGGAACTGGTCGCCGCCCTGCGCGGCCACATGGAGGCGGGTGCCCGGCGCCTTCCGGCTCCGCCGGTGGTCCGCCGCTACGACATCGCCGGCAGTGCCCGGCGGCTGCTGGACGTCTACGCGCTCGCCCTTGCGGCCGGGTCGGCTGCGCCGGGCTCGGCCGGTTCGCGGGCGGGTGCGGCGCCGTTGCCGGGGGCGCTGCCCCCGGACCCCCGCGCCTCAAACGCCGGCGGGGCTGGAAATGGCCCCGGCGGGGCTGGACGTGGCTCCGGCGGGGCTGAAATCGAAACCCACTCCCTCCCTTCAGGAAGCGAGCAGTGTCATGGCCGATAG
- a CDS encoding lipopolysaccharide biosynthesis protein, protein MADSTEQKKSETAEKPEKSAKPEKKSDHRSGKPRRRLPRPPAWWPLPACALLGLAAGGAYGVLKAPEYAATSYVVAVPDDTTEPATALGFAQAYARIATSSSTLAYAQPRAGLDARRLRTQVRAETSPESPMIAITGTSKSPAEAADIANAVADALSLSSNQAAKNTGVQLLLFNQAVAPAEPASPSAPVSGAVGLCAGGLLGGLWLLARPGRGRRQEDQQPAGPVVQPVEEYASLPAQGEPASVKEKESVR, encoded by the coding sequence ATGGCCGATAGCACCGAACAGAAGAAGTCCGAGACGGCTGAGAAGCCCGAGAAGTCCGCGAAGCCCGAGAAGAAGTCCGACCACCGCTCCGGGAAGCCCCGGCGACGGCTGCCGAGGCCACCCGCGTGGTGGCCGCTGCCCGCGTGCGCCCTGCTGGGCCTTGCCGCGGGCGGGGCGTACGGGGTGCTCAAGGCCCCCGAGTACGCCGCCACCAGCTACGTCGTCGCCGTCCCGGACGACACCACCGAGCCGGCCACCGCCCTCGGCTTCGCGCAGGCCTACGCCCGCATCGCGACCAGCAGTTCCACCCTCGCCTACGCCCAGCCCCGCGCAGGACTCGACGCCCGGCGGCTGCGCACCCAGGTGCGGGCCGAGACCTCCCCCGAGTCCCCGATGATCGCCATCACCGGCACCTCCAAGAGCCCGGCCGAGGCCGCCGACATCGCCAACGCGGTGGCCGACGCCCTGTCCCTGAGCAGCAATCAGGCCGCCAAGAACACCGGGGTCCAGCTGCTGCTGTTCAACCAGGCCGTCGCCCCGGCCGAGCCGGCCTCCCCGTCCGCCCCCGTCAGCGGCGCCGTCGGGCTGTGCGCCGGCGGGCTGCTGGGCGGGCTGTGGCTGCTGGCCCGGCCCGGCCGCGGGCGGCGCCAGGAAGACCAGCAGCCCGCCGGGCCCGTGGTCCAGCCGGTCGAGGAGTACGCCTCGCTCCCGGCCCAGGGCGAGCCGGCCTCGGTCAAGGAGAAGGAGTCCGTGCGATGA